Proteins encoded in a region of the Ornithodoros turicata isolate Travis chromosome 3, ASM3712646v1, whole genome shotgun sequence genome:
- the LOC135389690 gene encoding uncharacterized protein LOC135389690 yields MHQGDPPPSSSSTGSLQPNSDGQQHHVGAIAVKLPAYWDRNPAIWFAQADAQFHLAGVTAQTTRFYHVISALSPAAAEEVQDLIISPPTQNAYDQLKSALLKRTSASDRDRLRQLLSAEELGDRRPTQLLRRMKQLLGDDAPQAGDKFLRQLFMQRLPNNVQMVLAAAANLPIDELATLADAVMEVASSPSLSVLEQPATQTRGRAVPPAIPPIPEACPSVSQPTPATEAILQQVNSLTQLVATLVARPRSPSPRRPRFRRGSPSPRRSRSRSANQDGLCWYHHRFGAEAHHCLLPCSWTGNPPAPH; encoded by the coding sequence ATGCATCAAGGCGACCCACCTCCGTCGTCGTCTAGCACAGGTTCCCTACAGCCCAACTCTGACGGACAACAGCACCATGTAGGAGCCATCGCCGTTAAACTTCCAGCCTACTGGGATCGCAATCCAGCTATCTGGTTCGCCCAGGCGGACGCCCAGTTCCATCTGGCCGGTGTGACTGCTCAGACCACTCGTTTCTATCATGTCATCTCCGCCCTGTCTCCCGCGGCCGCCGAGGAAGTACAAGATCTGATAATCTCTCCCCCAACGCAGAACGCGTATGACCAACTCAAGTCTGCCCTGCTGAAGCGTACGTCCGCCTCCGACCGTGACCGTCTGAGGCAGCTCTTATCGGCGGAAGAGCTCGGTGACAGGCGGCCTACCCAGCTCTTGCGCCGCATGAAGCAGCTCTTGGGAGATGACGCTCCGCAGGCCGGCGACAAATTCTTGCGTCAGCTGTTCATGCAGCGCTTACCCAATAACGTGCAGATGGTCTTGGCAGCAGCCGCGAATCTTCCCATCGACGAGCTCGCCACCCTCGCGGATGCTGTCATGGAGGTTGCCTCATCTCCTTCTCTTTCCGTTCTCGAGCAACCGGCTACCCAGACTAGAGGGCGAGCGGTTCCCCCAGCCATTCCGCCCATCCCAGAAGCTTGTCCTTCGGTTTCCCAACCCACTCCAGCCACCGAAGCTATACTCCAGCAGGTCAATAGCCTTACGCAATTGGTTGCGACGCTGGTTGCTCGCCCACGATCCCCGAGCCCCCGTCGCCCAAGGTTCCGCAGAGGTTCCCCGTCGCCACGGCGATCGCGATCTCGTTCTGCGAATCAGGATGGCCTCTGTTGGTACCACCATCGCTTCGGTGCCGAAGCCCACCACTGCTTGCTCCCCTGTTCTTGGACGGGAAACCCGCCGGCCCCCCACTAA